tgctgtgccatcGAAGGGGGATGGCAAAGCCTGCTGACGGCTAGAAAGGTCACTGCTTGTCGATGGCTCCCTGTCAGACTAACCCTCGGCCAGCCTCTCTTTGTGGGTAGTAGACTCTGAAGGCAGCTTCTACCACAAAGACTTGTTTTTGTGAAGTCTGTCGAGGAGAGACTGCCTGAAATGATCACCAAGAACTCTCTGGTGCAGATTGTGAAGGTCAATGTCAAGTTCTTAACTTATCTTCAACTCCTGACTTTTGGTCCTCGTTAGCGCATGCAGCATCTGACTTGGCGGTCAGGTGGCCCACAGAAAAGCTCGGTGCAGCCTAGGTGAAACAGAAATTACTCTCTCCCAGGTCCTGAATGCTCAGCTGTACTCTCACCCCCACGTGCCCCTGCAGGCATTAGAGCAGCTTAAGGAAACTTAAATGTAAAAAGCCCCTATGTGTTTTGAAGTTAGGAGAAAACAAGCCAAGCGTTGCTGTCCAGTTTGCACAGGCATCAGCGGTGGCATTTCTCTTTAACTGGAAAAGCTGCATTTACTAAGATTTTACAGAGCCCATTAAATACAAACTAAAACATTGTGAGATACCAAATAAAACCAGTGACCCCTCTAGGACGTGTAAGTTGTGGCTGGCGTTCAGCAAACATAGTGAGAACAACTGACTCTGGGCATTGCTCCATTACGTCTGGTTCACGGCTTGCATTGTCAGCCCTGCGGAGCAGGAGTTGGGCTGTGGGCCCCCACGCCCTCCCGCTTCGCTGGACCCGTGAAATGCCTCACCCGCCTCCAGTGCTGGTTGATACTGCCCcgagctgctgcagggctgcttttcaAAAGCCCTGTGCTATTTGGGAACATTCTTGCAGCCACAAGTCCACACCCAGCGCAGGAAGCAAAAGAGATTGTGAGCAAAGCTCGCTTGCTCACGCAGAAGTGCAAAACCTGCCCAGGCAGGACGATGGCCCCTCAGACATAGGACACGAGCCCTTGGTGCCACTCGGCTGCGGGCCCCGGTGCTGCGCAGGGCCGTGTGGCCTTTCTGTGTCCCCGCTTTCCCTGTTTGTACAGGTGTCCGAGCCCTTGTGTGCCGGGTCGTGCTACCGGGAAGGAACGCTCCTTGGGGATGGTGACAGCCCTGTGCCCACAAGCCTATTTACTTGACCTtggtgggagggggcacagcttgACCCTTGTCACTTGAGTGAAGATTGTTGATGCTTTTAACTCCTCAGATGACCTAGTTCTTGCCTTTGCATTAAATCCAGCTGCATTTAAATGGCCAGTGTGATTTATAATATGCCAGACTTCCCTTGACAGCCAGGGCCCGAGAGACTTACCCATCATCTAGTTTGCATCTTGCCCTTGCGCTGAGGGCAATTCCTCTCCCAGGCTGCCTCGACAGCCTGCTCGGTGGCAGAAGACGCGCCTGTCCGCGTCGGGGAACAGGGGAGCTGCCATTTGGGCGTGCTGGATCCCCCAGCTTTGCTGGGAGGAGAGTGATGAAAGCAAGCGTCATCGTTTGTCATCAGGGCTCGTTTGTGGTGAAGGGGGTTAATGAAGCAATCGCCGTGGCCTGAGGCTGCTCTGGCCCAGTTCCTCCAGTTCCTCCTCTCTCCGCTGGAGAAGGTGAGCTGTTAATCCCCGACGGCACAACTGTCCCCGAGCAGAGCTCGCCGCCTACGTGCCGCGCTTGTCATACTTGGCTGGTGCGGGCGCTCCCGCTGCCAGGCAAGCTGCCCTTGATGCTCCGGACCACTCCTTGCAGGGTGACCCCGCAGCATCCCGCTCGCTCTGGGCACAGCCCGGGGGGAGGCTGGCCCCTTCGCCTCATGCCTCTTCGCTCCGGGGACCTGGCAGCCTGCCTTCCGCTGCAAGATGCGGCTTTGTGCTCTGCCCTCTCCTCGggggcaggggaagctgggggggggggctggatgTGCCGGGGGGCCTGGGTGCACAGTCGCCACGTCCCCTGCTGCTCGTCCTGGCGGGGCGCGGGGTGGTTGCCCCCCCACGGGGTGCAGGGGCTGTGCCTATCCGTCTCCCCCCAGGAATTTGGCactccaggctttttttttttttttttttgggtagaaATGAGGCGTTGGGGCTGCAGTGACCTCTGTCCCCAACTGCATCCAAACCTGCAGCTGGTCTGAGTGTGGGGACACCCCCTTCCCCATTCACCCCCTAAACCTGGCTGCTGGAGggctgccgtgccgtgccagcCCCTCcggtgccctgcctgctgccgagAGCGCCAGGCTGGAGAAAACACGTGCTGGAGAGGAGCCGAACACCTGGGGCCGGCCAGCTGCGCCCGGGCACGAAGCTCCACCTGGGCTACAGTACCACCGCGGGGCTTTTCGGCGTGACCTGCTTTCACCCTGACCTGCCTCAGCGGGGGATATTGAGCGGTGAGGGCAGACGTTTCCCAGTCGCGGAAAAAGACTAGCAGCTGCCTGCCCGCAGGCACGGATCCGGCACGGCTCGTTTTCAAAGCATCCTTGGGGACTCTCGGAGACCGACGGTGAGTCAGGCGTGCGGGACCACCGCGGCGCAGGGGTCCGTGGCTGATGGGGGGGTGGGTCTCACTTGGGAGCCAGATGGGACTCCTCGAGAGTGGCACACGGGATGGTGGAAGGGCTCAGCGGCTCTGGGGGGAGCAGCCGGGTCTCTGCCTGGGGTCCCTAGAGCAGATACTCGCTCGGGAAGAGCAGCGATGCTCCCTCCATCAGCAAGGAAAACTCTATTTCTCCATGCGTCCAGCTCTGGCAGGGAAGATACAATAATTATCATCTTCATCCAGAGCCTAAAACAAGTAACGTGGCCAGCTAGGGGAAAAGCACTGAAATCAGGGGGAAATTGTCACTTGGGGACAACTCCGTGTGGAGCAAAAAATAACTAACTGCACGTTTGACCCTAAAGACTGTGATGCATCCTGGTGCTGGCGATGTCCCAGAGGCTGGAGCCATCAGCCGAAAGCCCCAGGAGGAAAGCAGCCTGGGAAAGGGGCTACGCATAGCCGTCTGGCATCGGCCGAGCACGGCGGAGCTCAGCCAAGCCCGAGCGCTGCACGCGGGAGCCGGCGCGCTTGGCAGCCGCCCTGAGAAACTGCGTTAACAAACAAACACATCGCCTAGATAAATCACTTCTGCGCTTTCTTTGAAGGTGGGAACCAAAACAAGAGAGAAGCAATTTTTCTCTGGGATTGCGAAGTCTGCCCGCAGAGGGACGCTGACCTTGCACCCGCTGCGGCCTGGCCAGGCTGCCCGCGGTCCCGCTCTCCCAGGCTTTGAGGACGCACGAAGCAGGGAAAACTCCTGGCCCGGCATTAATCTGGCTCTGGCAAACCACCTGGCTTTGTCTGCGGGGACTGTCCCCCCATTCTCACCCCAGGTCTGCCCCCGCTTCCCTCCCTGCGAGGACTCGACGCGCAATGACCACTCTCCGGCGAGACAGGTTTGGCTCCAGCGGGTTTTATCTCTAGAGGAGGACAGCAGCACCGCGAACGGTACAAGATTTGGGGGGTCACAGAGCAGCGGTGAGATGACGGACACAGCACCCGGGGCCACACAGTGACGGTCGCAGCCAAGCATCATGCGAGGTGGCCGGGGAAGAGGGGCTTGCCAGGACCGGTGCTCTGCGCTGAACCCTCGAGACACCCCACTGGGCAAACGCCACAGGATGAAGGAGCTTTACCGGGGCTCACGGGGCAGCCGAAAGCCCCCGGACCAGCCTCTACCCACTCCGGGATGGCACCGCATCCCCCTCAGCTCCCCTCCCGCACGCAGGGCAGGCGACTAAAAGCAGCAGTTGGCTCAGGTGGTCAAGCCACTAAATAAGGAATCAAGATACCCCATCATTAAATAGTAGGAATAAACTATTAAGGGAAGATTAAGGGTCTGGGCTGTGCAGCTGGGCTGTAGCAACATCTCTTTTCTGCATCTGCACGGGGACCAGACCCTGGACCAGCGATTTGGGGTAGGATTGTGCTGTTTTGGGAACCGGGACCAGGCTCTGCCTGCTTTAAGGGGTCGGTGGCAAAGCTACAGGGCTACTGAGAACAGGGGGGACCCAGTGCTCCCTGAGCAGCATGTGGGGATGGAGCGGATGCGGAGAGGGACTACGGCTCGGGCTAGCGGGACTAGAAGCCCTTCTCGATGCTGAGCGTGCGGCGGGTGACGTGCTCCATCTTCCCCGAGATATACTCGGTCAGGCTGATCTGGTAGTTGGCGAGCATCTTCAGCATCAGCCGCAGGTTCAGCCACCACTGCTCCTGGGGCAGCCTGTGCCTGCGCAGGGTGGGACGCGGATCTCGAGCGGCCCCGGGGACAACCTGGGAAGGTCCCCCCGGGACCTGGCAACCCCGCGGGGCATAGGGACGGGGACTTACTCGAAATCAGTGACTTTTTTAAGCTCTGTCACGGGGCTGAAGGCCACCACCTTCTTCCTGAGCCCGATCACGCAGGCAGAGTCGCCCGAGTTGGCAAACACGcgccctgggatggggacacagcCGACCATGGCCACCTCGCTGGGGGCCGAGTGGCGGAGCCCAGAGCAGCAGGGCCTGCCCAGTGCCACCAGCCTCCCCGCACCCCAccacgggacccccagccctCAGCTCACCCTTGCGGTAAACCTCCTGCAGCTTCTCCGACATCCACAGCACCGCCTTCACCCCCAGCTTGGTCCCGTAGTTGCGGTCAAAGGGGGTTGGCGCTCCCCCCTGGGGACAAGAGAAGTGGCAATGTCAAGCCCACCCAGCGCTTGGGGACAGCGGTGGCCCGTGTGGCCCTGTCCCCCCGTACCTGCTGGAGGTGGCCCAGGACATTAATCCGGCAGTCAAAGATGCCTTTGCCCTCGGAGGAGTAGAGGTTGTAGAGGAACTCGGTGGTGTAGTGCTCGTGGCACTTCTCAttgctgggggagcagagggaagggatTGGGGGGCTGCTCCTTAATCTGGCATCCCCAGGGGGTCCCTCTGTGCTCCCCTAAacaccttggttttttttttctccccgagGCCCGGAGCCCCAGCCCATCTCCCCTGGCAGTGGAGGCACCCAGCGCAGGACCGTCCCCTGGCCAAGCGTGGCATCCACAGGCCGGGTGCCGTGTGCCCACCGCGCCGAACCTCGCTCCGCCCAGGGACCCTCTCCGGCCACAGGAAGGGCTCAGCTCCAGCCTCGCTCCCCACCACGGGGCTGGGTTTTTCAGCGAgcgtccccaggggtcccccacTCACCGCAGCACCAGCCCTCTCTGGATGTCTGTCTTCATTTTGTCCGTCAAGTGCTCCACGTTGGCCTGCAAGGGGAATGCCAGAATGCTGGCAGCCACCCTGGGTCCCTCTGGTCCTCTCGTTCGGACCCAAGTGCCACTAACGTCAACCCACGGGGCCTGGCCATGCTCCTCCAAATCCCGCCCTGCCCCGGAGCCCTCTCCTCCCTggttttccttcttattttatGCAAACGATGCTGCCAGAAAGCAGCCCCCACCTTCAGGTCGTGGATGGTGAAGGGATCTTCGTAGACGTAGGCGGCGTCGGCGCCCACCGCGATGCCGGTGACGGTCGACAGGTACCCGCAGTAGCCCCCCATCGTCTCCACGATGAAGACGCGGCGCTTGGTGCCCGAGGCCGACTGCTTGATGCGATCACAACTCTGTGCGGGGAGAAGTGGGGGGGTCACACCAGGAAAACCCATCTTTGCTGCCCGGGATGGGATGCTGGTTCATTCCCGCATGTCATCCCACAACATGATGGGATCTGGTGGAGCGGGACGGCCCCGTGAGCTGCCCCCCGCCCTGTCCCTCACCTCCATGGCCGCGTTGACGGCCGTGTCCGAACCCAGGCTGAAGTCGGTCCCGGGCACGTTGTTGCTGATGGTGGCGGGGATGACGCACATGATGATGCAGAGCTCCTCGTACTGCCCGCGGGCCTCCACCAGCTGCAGCACCCCCTCGTACGCCTGCAAGCAGCCGAGGGCTGGGGAgatgccagccccggggccggatCCGCACCCCAAACGGGATGGCTCGGGGTGCCTGCACCCACTGGGATGCTGACAGCTCGCCCCGGCCCCCACCGAAACAGGGCTGAGGATTTTCACCGCACCTCGAACCCCCCGATGACCAGCAGCCCCTGGATGTTGAATTTCCGCACGTTCTCCACGATCTTTTCCATGCAGGTCTTGGGCAGCGTCCTgcggtggggaaggggaggagagattGTGGGGTGAGGACAGGGAGTCCCCGCAATCCCCGGGGACAGCGGTGTCCCCTCTGCtacgtcccctgtcccccccggaGCTGTGCTTACCGCTTGGTGCCCAGCATGGACCCGCCGCGTCCCAGCCAGCCCGCCACGTCGTGCCAGCCCACCTCGCGGATCTGCAAGCAGCAGCGCtcggttttggggtggggggtggggggagcaccccGCCACCTCCCTCCAAGCCCAAACCCATGCCCCCTGGCAAACCTGCAGCACCCAGGCTCACCGTCCCCCTTACCTGCCCCTTGGACAAGCCCTCGAAGCCGTCGCTCACCACGTAGACGGTGTGTCCCTGGCAGATGCCGATCCGCACGGCCGACCTGACGGCAGCGTTCAtgccggcggcgggggcaccCACGTTCAGGATGGCCAGGCTGAAGGGGctctgcggggacggggacggcacATCGGTGCGTGTCCCCAAGGCGGGGACGGTGTCCTCTgccgctccccatccctcctcacCTTCTCCTGCGCCGGCTTCTGGTGCGCCAGCAGCTTGTAGATGTTCCAGTTGTTCTCAAAGCTCCTGCAAGGACAAGGCGGCGTGGCCCCGAGGaccccggggtgcagggggggaccctCCCCGGCTTCAGGAGCCGCTGGCTCCGTCCCAACACGTCCTTTTGGCCACCCTATAGAGACGTCTCCCCCCATCCCGGTCCCCGCTCCTCACCTCCCGCGGAGCTGGATGGCCTCCTCAAACCTCTTCTCATCCATGGCCTTCTGCACATCCTTCGTCTTGGCGGGGCGGAAAGATGCAGCACCATGATGCCTGCCcttgcggggaggggagggggacccccacccagcgcGCCCGATCCCCTCCGTACTCACCACCTGGACGCACTCCATGAGCGGCAGCCGCACCGACTGGTTCCCCGAGAGGCTCACCACGCAGGCGGGGGTGTCCGGTGTGGCCTCCAGCAGCGCCATCACCGCCTCCATCCCCATCTTGCTGCTCTGCAAAGGGAAAGGGGCACCCGTGCCAGCCGGGTGGGATGCTCCCCTGGGCTCCCACGGGGATATCCCCACGGGCTTGAAAACCGGGTGGCTGCTTGCACACCTGATTTACAGCCAGAGAGctgctggttttatttaaaaacccgTGAAATTTGCAGCAAATGAGGGGAAACGGGTGCATCGCTCTGCCAAGCCCAGCGGGGCCGAGCCCGCGGGCACTGTCTGAGCCTTATCCCGGCTGGCAACTCCTTTGGaacaggcagagggaaggcaggagcGGGGATCCCCAGCTGCCTTGCTCCTTTCTGCAGGGTGACCCCCCCCCCTCGTGTCCCCTCCCCGGACCTACCAGCACGCGGTCAAAGGCTGACGGGGTCCCTCCGCGCTGCACGTGGCCGAGGACGGTGACCCGCGTGTCGAAGCCCAGGCGTTGCACCACCAGCTGCGGAGCAGAGGGGATGTCGTGCCGGGGACCCGCCGGCCACCGCGGGTGCCGGAGTGGGTGCCGGAGAGGGCACTTACGTCCTTCACGTAGTTGGAGGAGATGGGTTTGCCGCTGCGGTCGATGGCGCCCTCGGCGATGATGATGATGTTGAGCCGCGACCCTCTGCTGCGCGTCTGGCGCCAGGGGAGGAAAACAGCCGCCGCGGCTTAGCCGAAATTCACTGGTGCCCGAGCCCGAGCACCCTTTGCCCCCAGCGGCCATAGCCCGGGGGGGGTGGCTCAGGTTcggggcggccgagcccccgAGCCAGCGCTGCCCCTGGCACGCGAGGGCTGGATTTGCGCTCGGCTGAGTGCCCCATTTCACAGGGACAATGGCGGGAGCTCCCGAAGCTTCGCAGGGGCCGGGTGCCGCCGG
The sequence above is a segment of the Calonectris borealis chromosome 9, bCalBor7.hap1.2, whole genome shotgun sequence genome. Coding sequences within it:
- the PFKL gene encoding ATP-dependent 6-phosphofructokinase, liver type isoform X3, which gives rise to MAAAELERLRMAGAGMAIAVLTSGGDAQGMNAAVRAVTRMGIYVGAKVFLIYEGYEGLVEGGDNIKQANWLSVSNIIQLGGTVIGSARCKAFTTRAGRLRAARNLVEHGITNLCVIGGDGSLTGADIFRSEWGGLLEELVRDGQISEEVARENCRLNIVGLVGSIDNDFCGTDMTIGTDSALHRIMEVIDAITTTAQSHQRTFVLEVMGRHCGYLALVSGLASGADWLFIPESPPEDGWEDLMCERLGETRSRGSRLNIIIIAEGAIDRSGKPISSNYVKDLVVQRLGFDTRVTVLGHVQRGGTPSAFDRVLSSKMGMEAVMALLEATPDTPACVVSLSGNQSVRLPLMECVQVTKDVQKAMDEKRFEEAIQLRGRSFENNWNIYKLLAHQKPAQEKSPFSLAILNVGAPAAGMNAAVRSAVRIGICQGHTVYVVSDGFEGLSKGQIREVGWHDVAGWLGRGGSMLGTKRTLPKTCMEKIVENVRKFNIQGLLVIGGFEAYEGVLQLVEARGQYEELCIIMCVIPATISNNVPGTDFSLGSDTAVNAAMESCDRIKQSASGTKRRVFIVETMGGYCGYLSTVTGIAVGADAAYVYEDPFTIHDLKQ
- the PFKL gene encoding ATP-dependent 6-phosphofructokinase, liver type isoform X2, with the protein product MAAAELERLRMAGAGMAIAVLTSGGDAQGMNAAVRAVTRMGIYVGAKVFLIYEGYEGLVEGGDNIKQANWLSVSNIIQLGGTVIGSARCKAFTTRAGRLRAARNLVEHGITNLCVIGGDGSLTGADIFRSEWGGLLEELVRDGQISEEVARENCRLNIVGLVGSIDNDFCGTDMTIGTDSALHRIMEVIDAITTTAQSHQRTFVLEVMGRHCGYLALVSGLASGADWLFIPESPPEDGWEDLMCERLGETRSRGSRLNIIIIAEGAIDRSGKPISSNYVKDLVVQRLGFDTRVTVLGHVQRGGTPSAFDRVLSSKMGMEAVMALLEATPDTPACVVSLSGNQSVRLPLMECVQVTKDVQKAMDEKRFEEAIQLRGRSFENNWNIYKLLAHQKPAQEKSPFSLAILNVGAPAAGMNAAVRSAVRIGICQGHTVYVVSDGFEGLSKGQIREVGWHDVAGWLGRGGSMLGTKRTLPKTCMEKIVENVRKFNIQGLLVIGGFEAYEGVLQLVEARGQYEELCIIMCVIPATISNNVPGTDFSLGSDTAVNAAMESCDRIKQSASGTKRRVFIVETMGGYCGYLSTVTGIAVGADAAYVYEDPFTIHDLKGGAPTPFDRNYGTKLGVKAVLWMSEKLQEVYRKGRVFANSGDSACVIGLRKKVVAFSPVTELKKVTDFEHRLPQEQWWLNLRLMLKMLANYQISLTEYISGKMEHVTRRTLSIEKGF
- the PFKL gene encoding ATP-dependent 6-phosphofructokinase, liver type isoform X1, giving the protein MAAAELERLRMAGAGMAIAVLTSGGDAQGMNAAVRAVTRMGIYVGAKVFLIYEGYEGLVEGGDNIKQANWLSVSNIIQLGGTVIGSARCKAFTTRAGRLRAARNLVEHGITNLCVIGGDGSLTGADIFRSEWGGLLEELVRDGQISEEVARENCRLNIVGLVGSIDNDFCGTDMTIGTDSALHRIMEVIDAITTTAQSHQRTFVLEVMGRHCGYLALVSGLASGADWLFIPESPPEDGWEDLMCERLGETRSRGSRLNIIIIAEGAIDRSGKPISSNYVKDLVVQRLGFDTRVTVLGHVQRGGTPSAFDRVLSSKMGMEAVMALLEATPDTPACVVSLSGNQSVRLPLMECVQVTKDVQKAMDEKRFEEAIQLRGRSFENNWNIYKLLAHQKPAQEKSPFSLAILNVGAPAAGMNAAVRSAVRIGICQGHTVYVVSDGFEGLSKGQIREVGWHDVAGWLGRGGSMLGTKRTLPKTCMEKIVENVRKFNIQGLLVIGGFEAYEGVLQLVEARGQYEELCIIMCVIPATISNNVPGTDFSLGSDTAVNAAMESCDRIKQSASGTKRRVFIVETMGGYCGYLSTVTGIAVGADAAYVYEDPFTIHDLKANVEHLTDKMKTDIQRGLVLRNEKCHEHYTTEFLYNLYSSEGKGIFDCRINVLGHLQQGGAPTPFDRNYGTKLGVKAVLWMSEKLQEVYRKGRVFANSGDSACVIGLRKKVVAFSPVTELKKVTDFEHRLPQEQWWLNLRLMLKMLANYQISLTEYISGKMEHVTRRTLSIEKGF